In Thermoanaerobaculia bacterium, the genomic window AGCCGTTCCAGTTCGACGAGCTCCTCGCGAGGCTCCGCGCGCTGCTCCGCCGCCGCGGGGCGCCCGAGGCGCCCGTCGTCTCCGTCGGCCCGCTCGAGCTCGACACCCGTTCTCATCGCGTCCGGCTGGAGGGACAGCCGATCGCGCTCACGACGAAGGAATACGCGCTCCTCGAATATCTCGCGCGGAACGCCGGACGGATCGTCGGGCGCGCCGAGATCGCCGATCACGTCTGGGACGAGGAGTTCGATCCCTTCTCCAATCTCATCGAGGTCTACGTCAACCGCCTCCGCCGGAACCTCGAAAAGGTGACGCCGCGCAAGCTGATCCACACGGTTCGCGGCGCCGGTTACATGCTGGAGGATGCCGGGAACTGACGTGGCCCCGACCGTGCGCGCCCGCCTGACTCTCTGGTACTGCGCCGTTCTCGGCGCCGTCCTCGCCGCGTTCGCGGGCGTGAGCTACTTCGCGATCGCGCGCGCGATCCGCGCCGAGAACGACGCGTCGCTCGCCGATACCGGCCACGAGCTCTCGGCGGCGTTCGAGCGGCTCGCGCTCGACGAAAGCGGACTCGCGCGGACCGTGCGGCTCGACTTCCGCTACAGCGACCGGGCGCTCTTCGTGTTCGATTCCACCGGCCGGCTCGCCGCCTCTTC contains:
- a CDS encoding response regulator transcription factor, with amino-acid sequence MRILLVEDDPQMARIIRRGLAENAYAVDAVSTGEDALYRAGLADYDPIVLDVMIPPPDGLEVCRRLRAEGSAVPILMLTARDAVADRVGGLDAGADDYLIKPFQFDELLARLRALLRRRGAPEAPVVSVGPLELDTRSHRVRLEGQPIALTTKEYALLEYLARNAGRIVGRAEIADHVWDEEFDPFSNLIEVYVNRLRRNLEKVTPRKLIHTVRGAGYMLEDAGN